The Mangifera indica cultivar Alphonso chromosome 8, CATAS_Mindica_2.1, whole genome shotgun sequence genome has a window encoding:
- the LOC123224054 gene encoding transcriptional adapter ADA2a-like isoform X1: MGRSRVVSHSADDDHNQNRSKRKRTISSLDNIEIGSTSQPLSQGKGGLYHCNYCNKDISGFVRIKCALCSDFDLCIECFSVGAEITPHKSNHPYRVMDNLSFPLICPDWNADEDILLLEGIGMYGFGNWAEVAEHVGTKSKSQCIDHYNAIYMNSPCFPLPDMSHVMGKSREELLAMAKRHEVKKELTTGGEVTLNEESPFSPRVKFEILKKEDPSHQSSSSLSMEVGSHVRSSSSNNISSTVKKASNIPPITDSIKPEEPQSDRSIGEKKPRVAGDKRPSMTELSGYNFKRQEFEVEYDNDAEQLLADMEFKGTDTDAERELKLRVLHIYSKSRLDERKRRKDFILERNLLLPDPFEKSLSPEEKEIYQRFKVFMRFHSKEDHEELLKSIIEEHRIVKRIQDLQEALAAGCHTSAEANKFIEHKRKEADENAQRVKESSQAGPCGKVLQRPNSLKGEVDVNPHGVVRGSAALQPFSDASPSTIASSLDDWDISGFLGANLLSETEKQLCGEIRILPTHYLKMLEILSVEIMKGNINKKSDAHNLFKVEASKVDRVYDMLVKKGIAKA, encoded by the exons ATGGGTCGGTCTCGGGTAGTGTCCCATTCTGCCGATGATGATCACAACCAAAA CAGATCCAAGAGAAAAAGGACCATTTCCAGCTTAGATAACATAGAGATCGGATCTACAA GTCAACCACTGAGTCAAGGAAAAGGAGGATTATACCACTGTAATTATTGCAATAAAGATATCTCCGGGTTTGTTCGCATTAAATGTGCTCTGTGTTCAGATTTTGACCTCTGCATAGAGTGCTTTTCTGTCGGTGCTGAAATTACTCCTCATAAAAGCAACCATCCATACAGGGTTATG GACAATTTATCTTTCCCACTTATATGTCCAGACTGGAATGCAGATGAAGATATTTTACTTCTAGAG gGCATTGGGATGTATGGATTTGGGAACTGGGCTGAAGTTGCAGAACATGTTGGAACCAAAAGCAAATCACAATGTATTGACCATTATAATGCCATATACATGAACTCTCCTTGTTTCCCTCTCCCG GACATGTCTCATGTAATGGGAAAGAGCAGAGAAGAGCTCCTTGCTATGGCAAAAAGGCATGAAGTCAAGAAag AACTTACTACTGGTGGTGAGGTTACACTGAATGAAGAGTCTCCTTTCTCTCCCAGAGTGAA ATTTGAGATATTGAAAAAAGAAGACCCGTCTCATCAGTCCTCATCTAGCTTGAGTATGG AGGTAGGCTCCCACGTGCGCTCAAGCAGTAGCAATAACATCTCAAGTACAGTTAAGAAGGCCTCAAACATTCCTCCAATAACGGATAGCATTAAACCAGAAG AACCTCAGTCAGACAGGAGCATTGGTGAGAAAAAACCTAGAGTCGCAGGGGATAAGAGGCCTTCTATGACAGAACTGAGTGGCTATAATTTCAAAAGGCAGGAGTTTGAAGTTGAATATGATAATGATGCAGAGCAGTTACTGGCCGATATGGAATTTAAGGGCACTGACACTGATGCTGAGCGCGAATTAAAACTGAGAGTGCTGCATATTTACTCAAAAAG CAGGTTAGATGAGAGGAAACGAAGGAAGGACTTCATACTGGAAAGAAATTTGCTACTCCCTGATCCTTTTGAGAAGAGCCTCTCACCTGAAGAGAAGGAAATATATCAGCGTTTTAAGGTCTTTATGCGGTTTCATTCTAAAGAGGATCATGAAGAGTTGCTCAAGAGTATTATTGAGGAACACCGTATTGTCAAAAGAATTCAGGACCTTCAG GAGGCGCTAGCTGCTGGTTGTCATACGTCTGCTGAGGCAAACAAATTTATTGAACATAAGAGGAAAGAAGCTGACGAAAATGCACAGAGAGTGAAGGAAAGTAGCCAGGCAGGTCCATGTGGAAAAGTATTGCAGAGACCGAATAGTCTCAAGGGTGAAGTTGATGTCAACCCTCATGGAGTTGTAAGGGGATCTGCGGCTTTACAGCCTTTTAGCGATGCTTCTCCCTCAACTATAGCTAGCTCCTTGGATGATTGGGACATCTCTGGTTTCCTAGGCGCCAATTTGCTCTCTGAAACT GAAAAACAGCTGTGTGGCGAAATAAGAATACTACCAACACACTATTTAAAGATGCTGGAGATCTTATCAGTGGAGATAATGAAGGGCAACATTAACAAGAAATCAGATGCCCATAACTTATTCAAGGTTGAAGCAAGCAAAGTTGATAGAGTATATGATATGCTAGTGAAAAAGGGTATTGCCAAAGCATGA
- the LOC123224054 gene encoding transcriptional adapter ADA2a-like isoform X3 codes for MGRSRVVSHSADDDHNQKSKRKRTISSLDNIEIGSTSQPLSQGKGGLYHCNYCNKDISGFVRIKCALCSDFDLCIECFSVGAEITPHKSNHPYRVMDNLSFPLICPDWNADEDILLLEGIGMYGFGNWAEVAEHVGTKSKSQCIDHYNAIYMNSPCFPLPDMSHVMGKSREELLAMAKRHEVKKELTTGGEVTLNEESPFSPRVKFEILKKEDPSHQSSSSLSMEVGSHVRSSSSNNISSTVKKASNIPPITDSIKPEEPQSDRSIGEKKPRVAGDKRPSMTELSGYNFKRQEFEVEYDNDAEQLLADMEFKGTDTDAERELKLRVLHIYSKSRLDERKRRKDFILERNLLLPDPFEKSLSPEEKEIYQRFKVFMRFHSKEDHEELLKSIIEEHRIVKRIQDLQEALAAGCHTSAEANKFIEHKRKEADENAQRVKESSQAGPCGKVLQRPNSLKGEVDVNPHGVVRGSAALQPFSDASPSTIASSLDDWDISGFLGANLLSETEKQLCGEIRILPTHYLKMLEILSVEIMKGNINKKSDAHNLFKVEASKVDRVYDMLVKKGIAKA; via the exons ATGGGTCGGTCTCGGGTAGTGTCCCATTCTGCCGATGATGATCACAACCAAAA ATCCAAGAGAAAAAGGACCATTTCCAGCTTAGATAACATAGAGATCGGATCTACAA GTCAACCACTGAGTCAAGGAAAAGGAGGATTATACCACTGTAATTATTGCAATAAAGATATCTCCGGGTTTGTTCGCATTAAATGTGCTCTGTGTTCAGATTTTGACCTCTGCATAGAGTGCTTTTCTGTCGGTGCTGAAATTACTCCTCATAAAAGCAACCATCCATACAGGGTTATG GACAATTTATCTTTCCCACTTATATGTCCAGACTGGAATGCAGATGAAGATATTTTACTTCTAGAG gGCATTGGGATGTATGGATTTGGGAACTGGGCTGAAGTTGCAGAACATGTTGGAACCAAAAGCAAATCACAATGTATTGACCATTATAATGCCATATACATGAACTCTCCTTGTTTCCCTCTCCCG GACATGTCTCATGTAATGGGAAAGAGCAGAGAAGAGCTCCTTGCTATGGCAAAAAGGCATGAAGTCAAGAAag AACTTACTACTGGTGGTGAGGTTACACTGAATGAAGAGTCTCCTTTCTCTCCCAGAGTGAA ATTTGAGATATTGAAAAAAGAAGACCCGTCTCATCAGTCCTCATCTAGCTTGAGTATGG AGGTAGGCTCCCACGTGCGCTCAAGCAGTAGCAATAACATCTCAAGTACAGTTAAGAAGGCCTCAAACATTCCTCCAATAACGGATAGCATTAAACCAGAAG AACCTCAGTCAGACAGGAGCATTGGTGAGAAAAAACCTAGAGTCGCAGGGGATAAGAGGCCTTCTATGACAGAACTGAGTGGCTATAATTTCAAAAGGCAGGAGTTTGAAGTTGAATATGATAATGATGCAGAGCAGTTACTGGCCGATATGGAATTTAAGGGCACTGACACTGATGCTGAGCGCGAATTAAAACTGAGAGTGCTGCATATTTACTCAAAAAG CAGGTTAGATGAGAGGAAACGAAGGAAGGACTTCATACTGGAAAGAAATTTGCTACTCCCTGATCCTTTTGAGAAGAGCCTCTCACCTGAAGAGAAGGAAATATATCAGCGTTTTAAGGTCTTTATGCGGTTTCATTCTAAAGAGGATCATGAAGAGTTGCTCAAGAGTATTATTGAGGAACACCGTATTGTCAAAAGAATTCAGGACCTTCAG GAGGCGCTAGCTGCTGGTTGTCATACGTCTGCTGAGGCAAACAAATTTATTGAACATAAGAGGAAAGAAGCTGACGAAAATGCACAGAGAGTGAAGGAAAGTAGCCAGGCAGGTCCATGTGGAAAAGTATTGCAGAGACCGAATAGTCTCAAGGGTGAAGTTGATGTCAACCCTCATGGAGTTGTAAGGGGATCTGCGGCTTTACAGCCTTTTAGCGATGCTTCTCCCTCAACTATAGCTAGCTCCTTGGATGATTGGGACATCTCTGGTTTCCTAGGCGCCAATTTGCTCTCTGAAACT GAAAAACAGCTGTGTGGCGAAATAAGAATACTACCAACACACTATTTAAAGATGCTGGAGATCTTATCAGTGGAGATAATGAAGGGCAACATTAACAAGAAATCAGATGCCCATAACTTATTCAAGGTTGAAGCAAGCAAAGTTGATAGAGTATATGATATGCTAGTGAAAAAGGGTATTGCCAAAGCATGA
- the LOC123224054 gene encoding transcriptional adapter ADA2a-like isoform X4: protein MGRSRVVSHSADDDHNQNRSKRKRTISSLDNIEIGSTSQPLSQGKGGLYHCNYCNKDISGFVRIKCALCSDFDLCIECFSVGAEITPHKSNHPYRVMDNLSFPLICPDWNADEDILLLEGIGMYGFGNWAEVAEHVGTKSKSQCIDHYNAIYMNSPCFPLPDMSHVMGKSREELLAMAKRHEVKKELTTGGEVTLNEESPFSPRVKFEILKKEDPSHQSSSSLKVGSHVRSSSSNNISSTVKKASNIPPITDSIKPEEPQSDRSIGEKKPRVAGDKRPSMTELSGYNFKRQEFEVEYDNDAEQLLADMEFKGTDTDAERELKLRVLHIYSKSRLDERKRRKDFILERNLLLPDPFEKSLSPEEKEIYQRFKVFMRFHSKEDHEELLKSIIEEHRIVKRIQDLQEALAAGCHTSAEANKFIEHKRKEADENAQRVKESSQAGPCGKVLQRPNSLKGEVDVNPHGVVRGSAALQPFSDASPSTIASSLDDWDISGFLGANLLSETEKQLCGEIRILPTHYLKMLEILSVEIMKGNINKKSDAHNLFKVEASKVDRVYDMLVKKGIAKA from the exons ATGGGTCGGTCTCGGGTAGTGTCCCATTCTGCCGATGATGATCACAACCAAAA CAGATCCAAGAGAAAAAGGACCATTTCCAGCTTAGATAACATAGAGATCGGATCTACAA GTCAACCACTGAGTCAAGGAAAAGGAGGATTATACCACTGTAATTATTGCAATAAAGATATCTCCGGGTTTGTTCGCATTAAATGTGCTCTGTGTTCAGATTTTGACCTCTGCATAGAGTGCTTTTCTGTCGGTGCTGAAATTACTCCTCATAAAAGCAACCATCCATACAGGGTTATG GACAATTTATCTTTCCCACTTATATGTCCAGACTGGAATGCAGATGAAGATATTTTACTTCTAGAG gGCATTGGGATGTATGGATTTGGGAACTGGGCTGAAGTTGCAGAACATGTTGGAACCAAAAGCAAATCACAATGTATTGACCATTATAATGCCATATACATGAACTCTCCTTGTTTCCCTCTCCCG GACATGTCTCATGTAATGGGAAAGAGCAGAGAAGAGCTCCTTGCTATGGCAAAAAGGCATGAAGTCAAGAAag AACTTACTACTGGTGGTGAGGTTACACTGAATGAAGAGTCTCCTTTCTCTCCCAGAGTGAA ATTTGAGATATTGAAAAAAGAAGACCCGTCTCATCAGTCCTCATCTAGCTTGA AGGTAGGCTCCCACGTGCGCTCAAGCAGTAGCAATAACATCTCAAGTACAGTTAAGAAGGCCTCAAACATTCCTCCAATAACGGATAGCATTAAACCAGAAG AACCTCAGTCAGACAGGAGCATTGGTGAGAAAAAACCTAGAGTCGCAGGGGATAAGAGGCCTTCTATGACAGAACTGAGTGGCTATAATTTCAAAAGGCAGGAGTTTGAAGTTGAATATGATAATGATGCAGAGCAGTTACTGGCCGATATGGAATTTAAGGGCACTGACACTGATGCTGAGCGCGAATTAAAACTGAGAGTGCTGCATATTTACTCAAAAAG CAGGTTAGATGAGAGGAAACGAAGGAAGGACTTCATACTGGAAAGAAATTTGCTACTCCCTGATCCTTTTGAGAAGAGCCTCTCACCTGAAGAGAAGGAAATATATCAGCGTTTTAAGGTCTTTATGCGGTTTCATTCTAAAGAGGATCATGAAGAGTTGCTCAAGAGTATTATTGAGGAACACCGTATTGTCAAAAGAATTCAGGACCTTCAG GAGGCGCTAGCTGCTGGTTGTCATACGTCTGCTGAGGCAAACAAATTTATTGAACATAAGAGGAAAGAAGCTGACGAAAATGCACAGAGAGTGAAGGAAAGTAGCCAGGCAGGTCCATGTGGAAAAGTATTGCAGAGACCGAATAGTCTCAAGGGTGAAGTTGATGTCAACCCTCATGGAGTTGTAAGGGGATCTGCGGCTTTACAGCCTTTTAGCGATGCTTCTCCCTCAACTATAGCTAGCTCCTTGGATGATTGGGACATCTCTGGTTTCCTAGGCGCCAATTTGCTCTCTGAAACT GAAAAACAGCTGTGTGGCGAAATAAGAATACTACCAACACACTATTTAAAGATGCTGGAGATCTTATCAGTGGAGATAATGAAGGGCAACATTAACAAGAAATCAGATGCCCATAACTTATTCAAGGTTGAAGCAAGCAAAGTTGATAGAGTATATGATATGCTAGTGAAAAAGGGTATTGCCAAAGCATGA
- the LOC123224054 gene encoding transcriptional adapter ADA2a-like isoform X2 — translation MGRSRVVSHSADDDHNQNRSKRKRTISSLDNIEIGSTSQPLSQGKGGLYHCNYCNKDISGFVRIKCALCSDFDLCIECFSVGAEITPHKSNHPYRVMDNLSFPLICPDWNADEDILLLEGIGMYGFGNWAEVAEHVGTKSKSQCIDHYNAIYMNSPCFPLPDMSHVMGKSREELLAMAKRHEVKKELTTGGEVTLNEESPFSPRVKFEILKKEDPSHQSSSSLSMEVGSHVRSSSSNNISSTVKKASNIPPITDSIKPEEPQSDRSIGEKKPRVAGDKRPSMTELSGYNFKRQEFEVEYDNDAEQLLADMEFKGTDTDAERELKLRVLHIYSKRLDERKRRKDFILERNLLLPDPFEKSLSPEEKEIYQRFKVFMRFHSKEDHEELLKSIIEEHRIVKRIQDLQEALAAGCHTSAEANKFIEHKRKEADENAQRVKESSQAGPCGKVLQRPNSLKGEVDVNPHGVVRGSAALQPFSDASPSTIASSLDDWDISGFLGANLLSETEKQLCGEIRILPTHYLKMLEILSVEIMKGNINKKSDAHNLFKVEASKVDRVYDMLVKKGIAKA, via the exons ATGGGTCGGTCTCGGGTAGTGTCCCATTCTGCCGATGATGATCACAACCAAAA CAGATCCAAGAGAAAAAGGACCATTTCCAGCTTAGATAACATAGAGATCGGATCTACAA GTCAACCACTGAGTCAAGGAAAAGGAGGATTATACCACTGTAATTATTGCAATAAAGATATCTCCGGGTTTGTTCGCATTAAATGTGCTCTGTGTTCAGATTTTGACCTCTGCATAGAGTGCTTTTCTGTCGGTGCTGAAATTACTCCTCATAAAAGCAACCATCCATACAGGGTTATG GACAATTTATCTTTCCCACTTATATGTCCAGACTGGAATGCAGATGAAGATATTTTACTTCTAGAG gGCATTGGGATGTATGGATTTGGGAACTGGGCTGAAGTTGCAGAACATGTTGGAACCAAAAGCAAATCACAATGTATTGACCATTATAATGCCATATACATGAACTCTCCTTGTTTCCCTCTCCCG GACATGTCTCATGTAATGGGAAAGAGCAGAGAAGAGCTCCTTGCTATGGCAAAAAGGCATGAAGTCAAGAAag AACTTACTACTGGTGGTGAGGTTACACTGAATGAAGAGTCTCCTTTCTCTCCCAGAGTGAA ATTTGAGATATTGAAAAAAGAAGACCCGTCTCATCAGTCCTCATCTAGCTTGAGTATGG AGGTAGGCTCCCACGTGCGCTCAAGCAGTAGCAATAACATCTCAAGTACAGTTAAGAAGGCCTCAAACATTCCTCCAATAACGGATAGCATTAAACCAGAAG AACCTCAGTCAGACAGGAGCATTGGTGAGAAAAAACCTAGAGTCGCAGGGGATAAGAGGCCTTCTATGACAGAACTGAGTGGCTATAATTTCAAAAGGCAGGAGTTTGAAGTTGAATATGATAATGATGCAGAGCAGTTACTGGCCGATATGGAATTTAAGGGCACTGACACTGATGCTGAGCGCGAATTAAAACTGAGAGTGCTGCATATTTACTCAAAAAG GTTAGATGAGAGGAAACGAAGGAAGGACTTCATACTGGAAAGAAATTTGCTACTCCCTGATCCTTTTGAGAAGAGCCTCTCACCTGAAGAGAAGGAAATATATCAGCGTTTTAAGGTCTTTATGCGGTTTCATTCTAAAGAGGATCATGAAGAGTTGCTCAAGAGTATTATTGAGGAACACCGTATTGTCAAAAGAATTCAGGACCTTCAG GAGGCGCTAGCTGCTGGTTGTCATACGTCTGCTGAGGCAAACAAATTTATTGAACATAAGAGGAAAGAAGCTGACGAAAATGCACAGAGAGTGAAGGAAAGTAGCCAGGCAGGTCCATGTGGAAAAGTATTGCAGAGACCGAATAGTCTCAAGGGTGAAGTTGATGTCAACCCTCATGGAGTTGTAAGGGGATCTGCGGCTTTACAGCCTTTTAGCGATGCTTCTCCCTCAACTATAGCTAGCTCCTTGGATGATTGGGACATCTCTGGTTTCCTAGGCGCCAATTTGCTCTCTGAAACT GAAAAACAGCTGTGTGGCGAAATAAGAATACTACCAACACACTATTTAAAGATGCTGGAGATCTTATCAGTGGAGATAATGAAGGGCAACATTAACAAGAAATCAGATGCCCATAACTTATTCAAGGTTGAAGCAAGCAAAGTTGATAGAGTATATGATATGCTAGTGAAAAAGGGTATTGCCAAAGCATGA
- the LOC123224054 gene encoding transcriptional adapter ADA2a-like isoform X5 — protein MGRSRVVSHSADDDHNQKSKRKRTISSLDNIEIGSTSQPLSQGKGGLYHCNYCNKDISGFVRIKCALCSDFDLCIECFSVGAEITPHKSNHPYRVMDNLSFPLICPDWNADEDILLLEGIGMYGFGNWAEVAEHVGTKSKSQCIDHYNAIYMNSPCFPLPDMSHVMGKSREELLAMAKRHEVKKELTTGGEVTLNEESPFSPRVKFEILKKEDPSHQSSSSLSMEVGSHVRSSSSNNISSTVKKASNIPPITDSIKPEEPQSDRSIGEKKPRVAGDKRPSMTELSGYNFKRQEFEVEYDNDAEQLLADMEFKGTDTDAERELKLRVLHIYSKRLDERKRRKDFILERNLLLPDPFEKSLSPEEKEIYQRFKVFMRFHSKEDHEELLKSIIEEHRIVKRIQDLQEALAAGCHTSAEANKFIEHKRKEADENAQRVKESSQAGPCGKVLQRPNSLKGEVDVNPHGVVRGSAALQPFSDASPSTIASSLDDWDISGFLGANLLSETEKQLCGEIRILPTHYLKMLEILSVEIMKGNINKKSDAHNLFKVEASKVDRVYDMLVKKGIAKA, from the exons ATGGGTCGGTCTCGGGTAGTGTCCCATTCTGCCGATGATGATCACAACCAAAA ATCCAAGAGAAAAAGGACCATTTCCAGCTTAGATAACATAGAGATCGGATCTACAA GTCAACCACTGAGTCAAGGAAAAGGAGGATTATACCACTGTAATTATTGCAATAAAGATATCTCCGGGTTTGTTCGCATTAAATGTGCTCTGTGTTCAGATTTTGACCTCTGCATAGAGTGCTTTTCTGTCGGTGCTGAAATTACTCCTCATAAAAGCAACCATCCATACAGGGTTATG GACAATTTATCTTTCCCACTTATATGTCCAGACTGGAATGCAGATGAAGATATTTTACTTCTAGAG gGCATTGGGATGTATGGATTTGGGAACTGGGCTGAAGTTGCAGAACATGTTGGAACCAAAAGCAAATCACAATGTATTGACCATTATAATGCCATATACATGAACTCTCCTTGTTTCCCTCTCCCG GACATGTCTCATGTAATGGGAAAGAGCAGAGAAGAGCTCCTTGCTATGGCAAAAAGGCATGAAGTCAAGAAag AACTTACTACTGGTGGTGAGGTTACACTGAATGAAGAGTCTCCTTTCTCTCCCAGAGTGAA ATTTGAGATATTGAAAAAAGAAGACCCGTCTCATCAGTCCTCATCTAGCTTGAGTATGG AGGTAGGCTCCCACGTGCGCTCAAGCAGTAGCAATAACATCTCAAGTACAGTTAAGAAGGCCTCAAACATTCCTCCAATAACGGATAGCATTAAACCAGAAG AACCTCAGTCAGACAGGAGCATTGGTGAGAAAAAACCTAGAGTCGCAGGGGATAAGAGGCCTTCTATGACAGAACTGAGTGGCTATAATTTCAAAAGGCAGGAGTTTGAAGTTGAATATGATAATGATGCAGAGCAGTTACTGGCCGATATGGAATTTAAGGGCACTGACACTGATGCTGAGCGCGAATTAAAACTGAGAGTGCTGCATATTTACTCAAAAAG GTTAGATGAGAGGAAACGAAGGAAGGACTTCATACTGGAAAGAAATTTGCTACTCCCTGATCCTTTTGAGAAGAGCCTCTCACCTGAAGAGAAGGAAATATATCAGCGTTTTAAGGTCTTTATGCGGTTTCATTCTAAAGAGGATCATGAAGAGTTGCTCAAGAGTATTATTGAGGAACACCGTATTGTCAAAAGAATTCAGGACCTTCAG GAGGCGCTAGCTGCTGGTTGTCATACGTCTGCTGAGGCAAACAAATTTATTGAACATAAGAGGAAAGAAGCTGACGAAAATGCACAGAGAGTGAAGGAAAGTAGCCAGGCAGGTCCATGTGGAAAAGTATTGCAGAGACCGAATAGTCTCAAGGGTGAAGTTGATGTCAACCCTCATGGAGTTGTAAGGGGATCTGCGGCTTTACAGCCTTTTAGCGATGCTTCTCCCTCAACTATAGCTAGCTCCTTGGATGATTGGGACATCTCTGGTTTCCTAGGCGCCAATTTGCTCTCTGAAACT GAAAAACAGCTGTGTGGCGAAATAAGAATACTACCAACACACTATTTAAAGATGCTGGAGATCTTATCAGTGGAGATAATGAAGGGCAACATTAACAAGAAATCAGATGCCCATAACTTATTCAAGGTTGAAGCAAGCAAAGTTGATAGAGTATATGATATGCTAGTGAAAAAGGGTATTGCCAAAGCATGA